The following are encoded together in the Azospirillum lipoferum 4B genome:
- a CDS encoding J domain-containing protein, translated as MSIWGRILNSAASLFSGGPLGSLLGGLAGQAVDLWSPCGAGDQRKAMTDAEAEEAKQTVAFTIGVIALAAKMARADGVVKRVEVDTFKRLFRVPADELANVGRVFDLARRDTHGFEEYARQIANLFEDRHAVLEELLDSLLLIAEADDELHETEVEYLRAIAVIFGFDEAEFRRIVAGHHMAGGPTDSDPYAVLGVPRTAGDDAIKAAHRALVREHHPDRLIAQGMPQEFVDLATQKLALVNAAYDRIRREREGSAALL; from the coding sequence ATGAGCATTTGGGGCAGGATCCTGAACAGCGCGGCTAGCCTGTTCAGCGGCGGGCCGCTGGGCAGCCTTCTCGGCGGGCTTGCCGGGCAGGCGGTGGACCTGTGGTCGCCCTGCGGCGCCGGCGACCAGCGCAAGGCCATGACCGATGCGGAGGCCGAGGAGGCCAAGCAGACCGTCGCCTTCACCATCGGCGTGATCGCCCTCGCCGCGAAGATGGCGCGGGCCGACGGCGTGGTGAAGCGGGTGGAGGTCGACACCTTCAAGCGGCTGTTCCGCGTCCCGGCCGACGAGTTGGCCAATGTCGGCCGCGTCTTCGACCTCGCCCGCCGCGACACCCATGGTTTCGAGGAATATGCCCGCCAGATCGCCAACCTGTTCGAGGACAGGCACGCGGTGCTGGAGGAACTGCTCGACAGCCTGCTGTTGATAGCCGAGGCCGACGACGAGTTGCACGAGACGGAGGTGGAGTATCTGCGCGCCATCGCCGTGATCTTCGGCTTCGACGAGGCGGAATTCCGCCGCATCGTCGCCGGGCACCATATGGCCGGCGGCCCGACCGATTCGGACCCCTATGCGGTGCTGGGCGTGCCGCGCACCGCCGGCGACGACGCGATCAAGGCCGCCCACCGCGCGCTGGTGCGCGAACACCACCCCGACCGGCTGATCGCCCAGGGCATGCCGCAGGAGTTCGTGGATCTGGCGACGCAGAAGCTCGCGCTCGTCAACGCTGCCTATGACCGCATCCGCCGTGAACGGGAAGGCAGTGCCGCGCTGCTCTAG
- a CDS encoding DMT family transporter produces the protein MSFAHTLQALAVMALWGLNFVVAKWALAEFPPLFVMFIRFALVAVLIIPFFRMPRDKLWKIALLSVTLGSIHFPMMFTGLQGIDAATASLAAQAQVPFSSLLAAVVFKDKLGWRRGIGMAAAFAGVAVIAGEPRLGESLFSLLLILAASFAFAVASVQMKLIGAVNGFAVNGWMALFAMPQLLVLSLLLEHGQMEALANSTWVGWASIVYMAVAVTIIAYGLWYPLLGRYSVNQTMPYLLTVPIFGVASGALLMGDPLTINLAIGGLLTVGGVAVIVRRGPKAVNETVTNPT, from the coding sequence ATGAGTTTCGCCCACACGCTCCAGGCGCTGGCGGTGATGGCGCTGTGGGGGCTGAACTTCGTCGTGGCGAAATGGGCGCTGGCGGAATTCCCGCCGCTGTTCGTCATGTTCATTCGCTTCGCCCTGGTGGCGGTGCTGATCATCCCCTTCTTCCGCATGCCGCGGGACAAGCTGTGGAAGATCGCGCTGCTGTCGGTGACGCTCGGCAGCATCCATTTCCCGATGATGTTCACCGGGCTGCAGGGGATCGACGCCGCCACCGCATCGCTGGCGGCACAGGCGCAGGTGCCCTTCTCCTCGCTTCTGGCGGCGGTGGTTTTCAAGGACAAGCTGGGCTGGCGCCGCGGCATCGGCATGGCCGCCGCCTTCGCCGGGGTGGCGGTGATCGCGGGCGAGCCGCGGCTGGGCGAATCGCTCTTTTCGCTGCTGCTGATCCTGGCCGCGAGCTTCGCCTTTGCGGTGGCGAGCGTGCAGATGAAGCTGATCGGCGCGGTGAACGGCTTCGCCGTCAACGGCTGGATGGCGCTGTTCGCCATGCCGCAGTTGCTGGTCCTGTCGCTGCTGCTGGAGCATGGCCAGATGGAGGCGCTGGCGAATTCCACCTGGGTGGGCTGGGCATCGATCGTCTACATGGCGGTCGCCGTCACCATCATCGCCTATGGGCTGTGGTATCCGCTGCTCGGCCGCTACTCCGTCAACCAGACCATGCCCTATCTGCTGACGGTGCCGATCTTCGGCGTCGCATCGGGCGCGCTGCTGATGGGGGATCCGCTGACGATCAACCTCGCCATCGGCGGGTTGCTGACCGTCGGCGGCGTCGCGGTGATCGTCCGGCGCGGGCCGAAGGCGGTCAACGAAACGGTCACCAATCCAACATGA
- a CDS encoding ATP-binding cassette domain-containing protein — MAPPAPITALQGVTVTFGGRPLFDGIDLSIARGDRACLVGRNGSGKSTLMKVLAGMIHPDGGTVFVQPGARLAYLPQEPDFTGCATVHDYVVQGLPADEQDEAHRVDAVLDRLQVDGSLDPRTLSGGESRRTALARTLVGNPDVMLLDEPTNHLDLPTIEWLEEELLSFRGGLLLISHDRAFLNRLAKRTLWLDRGTVRATDRGFAEFETWQAEVFEAEEAAAHKLDRKIESEMKWLREGISARRTRNMGRVRNLLDLRAGRAEQIKGGQQAKLAIAEAERGGRLVIEATGISKGFDTPDGRKTIVKNFSTRILRGDRVGLIGPNGAGKSTLLKMLTGQLDPDEGTVKLGTNLDTAYFDQRREGLDPEDTIRKVLCPFGGDAVMVNGVSRHVAGYIKDFLFDTRQLDSPVKALSGGERNRLLLARLFAKPSNMMILDEPTNDLDMDTLDLLEDVLGDYQGTLLLVSHDRDFLDRLVTATIALEGDGTATEYAGGYSDYLVQRPAKAAPAVAAKPKPATTAPAAAAKPRGKLSYKDQRELDELPARMDGLGAEIAKLEKALADPDLFTRDPAKFQKTSEQLHAKQADLAAAEERWLELEAMREELEGGRA; from the coding sequence ATGGCTCCTCCCGCACCCATCACGGCGCTCCAGGGCGTCACCGTCACCTTCGGCGGCCGTCCGCTGTTCGACGGCATCGACCTGTCCATCGCCCGCGGCGACCGCGCCTGTCTGGTCGGCCGCAACGGGTCGGGCAAGTCGACGCTGATGAAGGTGCTGGCCGGGATGATCCACCCCGACGGCGGCACCGTCTTCGTCCAGCCGGGCGCCCGCCTCGCCTATCTGCCGCAGGAGCCGGACTTCACCGGCTGCGCCACCGTTCACGACTATGTCGTGCAGGGCCTGCCCGCCGACGAGCAGGACGAGGCCCACCGGGTCGACGCCGTGCTGGACCGGCTGCAGGTGGACGGCAGCCTCGACCCCCGCACCCTGTCAGGCGGCGAGTCGCGCCGCACGGCGCTGGCCCGCACGCTGGTCGGCAACCCCGACGTCATGTTGCTGGACGAGCCGACCAACCACCTCGACCTCCCCACCATCGAGTGGCTGGAGGAGGAACTGCTGTCCTTCCGCGGCGGGCTGCTGCTGATCAGCCACGACCGCGCCTTCCTGAACCGGCTGGCCAAGCGCACGCTGTGGCTCGACCGCGGCACGGTGCGCGCCACCGATCGCGGCTTCGCCGAGTTCGAGACCTGGCAGGCCGAGGTGTTCGAGGCGGAGGAGGCCGCGGCCCACAAGCTGGACCGCAAGATCGAAAGCGAGATGAAGTGGTTGCGCGAGGGCATTTCCGCCCGGCGCACCCGCAACATGGGGCGCGTGCGCAACCTGCTGGACCTGCGCGCCGGACGTGCCGAGCAGATCAAGGGAGGCCAGCAGGCCAAGCTCGCCATCGCCGAGGCGGAGCGCGGCGGCCGGCTGGTGATCGAGGCGACCGGCATCTCCAAGGGCTTCGACACGCCCGACGGCCGCAAGACCATCGTGAAGAACTTCTCCACCCGCATCCTGCGCGGCGACCGGGTGGGTCTGATCGGGCCGAACGGCGCCGGCAAGTCCACCCTGCTGAAGATGCTGACCGGCCAGCTCGATCCCGACGAGGGCACGGTGAAGCTCGGCACCAACCTCGACACCGCCTATTTCGACCAGCGGCGCGAGGGCCTGGATCCGGAGGACACCATCCGCAAGGTGCTGTGCCCGTTCGGCGGCGATGCGGTGATGGTCAACGGCGTGTCGCGCCATGTCGCCGGCTACATCAAGGACTTCCTCTTCGACACCCGGCAGCTGGACAGCCCGGTCAAGGCGCTGTCGGGCGGCGAGCGCAACCGGCTGCTGCTGGCCCGCCTGTTCGCCAAGCCCAGCAACATGATGATCCTCGACGAGCCGACCAACGACCTCGACATGGACACGCTGGACCTGCTGGAGGACGTGCTGGGCGACTATCAGGGCACGCTGCTGCTGGTCAGCCACGACCGCGACTTCCTCGACCGGCTGGTGACCGCCACCATCGCGCTGGAGGGTGACGGCACCGCCACCGAATATGCCGGCGGCTATTCCGACTATCTGGTGCAGCGGCCGGCCAAGGCGGCCCCCGCCGTCGCCGCCAAGCCGAAGCCGGCCACCACGGCGCCGGCCGCCGCGGCCAAGCCGCGCGGCAAGCTGAGCTACAAGGACCAGCGCGAGCTGGACGAGCTGCCGGCCCGCATGGATGGGCTGGGGGCGGAGATCGCCAAGCTGGAGAAGGCGCTGGCCGACCCCGACCTGTTCACCCGCGATCCCGCCAAATTCCAGAAGACCAGCGAACAGCTGCACGCCAAGCAGGCCGACCTCGCCGCGGCGGAGGAGCGCTGGCTGGAGCTGGAGGCGATGCGCGAGGAGCTGGAAGGCGGCCGGGCATGA
- a CDS encoding N-acetylmuramoyl-L-alanine amidase translates to MNAFRRIDLPSPNHGPRAEGARVELLILHYTGMPTAADALDRLCDPAAQVSAHYTVDEDGTVYAHVPEDRRAWHAGRSSWGGVEDVNSRSIGVEIVNPGHEFGYRPFPPVQMAAVAELCRGIVERHGIAPADVLGHSDVAPSRKEDPGELFDWPGLATQGIGLWPTPSQADEGSFTDAPVTGAEVAALLGRYGYDPAEPRALLAFQRHFHPDCLTGTPDAETLRRLRALLRLTGR, encoded by the coding sequence ATGAACGCCTTCCGCCGGATCGACCTCCCCTCCCCCAACCATGGCCCTCGGGCCGAGGGTGCGCGGGTGGAGCTGTTGATCCTGCACTACACCGGCATGCCGACCGCCGCCGATGCGCTTGACCGGCTGTGCGATCCGGCGGCCCAGGTCAGCGCCCATTACACAGTGGACGAGGACGGCACCGTCTACGCCCATGTGCCGGAGGACCGGCGCGCCTGGCATGCCGGCCGGTCGAGCTGGGGTGGGGTGGAGGACGTGAACAGCCGCTCCATCGGCGTCGAGATCGTCAACCCCGGCCACGAGTTCGGCTATCGCCCCTTCCCGCCGGTGCAGATGGCGGCGGTGGCGGAGCTTTGCCGCGGCATCGTGGAGCGCCACGGGATCGCCCCCGCCGACGTGCTGGGCCACAGCGACGTGGCGCCCTCCCGCAAGGAGGATCCGGGCGAGCTGTTCGACTGGCCGGGCCTTGCCACCCAGGGGATCGGGCTCTGGCCCACGCCGTCCCAGGCCGATGAGGGTTCCTTCACCGATGCCCCCGTCACCGGCGCCGAAGTCGCCGCGCTGCTGGGACGCTATGGGTACGACCCGGCCGAGCCGCGAGCGCTGCTGGCTTTCCAGCGCCATTTCCATCCCGATTGCCTGACCGGCACCCCGGATGCCGAGACGCTGCGGCGCCTGCGCGCGCTGCTGCGGCTGACGGGGCGGTGA
- a CDS encoding division/cell wall cluster transcriptional repressor MraZ yields the protein MSIPAQFRQSLAKTSAPSTVYLWPSLNHQALEGADQDYLDVLSESLESPDLDADERDMIETFIFGKLIPVSSDAEGRIVLPKELAEFAGITEEAAFIGRRKTFQIWEPDALKAHEAALREQVVRKDISLSQIVAKASRGAASRSGEGA from the coding sequence GTGTCCATCCCGGCACAGTTCAGGCAGTCGCTTGCCAAGACGTCGGCTCCCAGCACCGTCTATCTCTGGCCCTCGCTGAACCACCAGGCGCTGGAAGGCGCCGACCAGGACTATCTCGACGTCCTCTCCGAAAGCCTCGAATCCCCCGACCTCGATGCCGACGAGCGCGACATGATCGAGACCTTCATCTTCGGAAAGCTGATCCCCGTCTCCTCCGACGCCGAAGGCCGCATCGTCCTGCCCAAGGAGCTGGCGGAATTCGCCGGCATCACCGAGGAGGCCGCCTTCATCGGCCGCCGCAAGACCTTCCAGATCTGGGAACCCGACGCTTTGAAAGCCCACGAGGCCGCGCTCCGCGAGCAGGTCGTGCGCAAGGACATCTCCCTCAGCCAGATCGTCGCCAAGGCCTCCCGCGGCGCCGCCAGCCGGAGCGGGGAGGGCGCCTGA
- a CDS encoding GNAT family N-acetyltransferase encodes MPVIRKIMPTELPQYRAHLLRLNRSDRYARFTGTLSDEAVERHCAAIDWGRTVLLGAFEDGVLRGAAELCGDRILWPDQAEFGISVESGLQGKGVGSTLVRRILTVARNRGIRHVHMMCLPENVRTRALARRFGGRLALEGGEVTALFELPPPNQFSFALEALEDGSGAFNSILTGNAILSRLSGALPQRLAA; translated from the coding sequence ATGCCTGTCATCCGTAAGATCATGCCGACCGAACTGCCGCAGTATCGGGCGCATCTCCTCCGTCTGAACCGTTCCGACCGCTATGCCCGCTTCACCGGCACGCTGTCGGACGAGGCGGTGGAGCGCCATTGCGCTGCCATCGACTGGGGCCGGACGGTGTTGCTGGGCGCGTTCGAGGACGGCGTCCTGCGCGGAGCCGCGGAACTGTGCGGCGACCGCATCCTCTGGCCCGATCAGGCCGAATTCGGCATCAGCGTCGAATCGGGACTGCAGGGCAAGGGCGTCGGCAGCACGCTGGTCCGCCGCATCCTGACCGTCGCCCGCAACCGCGGCATCCGCCATGTCCATATGATGTGTCTGCCGGAGAATGTCCGGACGCGTGCCCTGGCCCGCCGTTTCGGCGGCCGGCTGGCCCTGGAAGGCGGCGAGGTCACGGCCCTGTTCGAACTGCCGCCGCCCAACCAGTTCTCCTTCGCCCTGGAAGCGCTGGAGGACGGCAGCGGCGCCTTCAACAGCATCCTGACCGGCAACGCCATCCTGTCCCGCCTGTCGGGCGCGCTGCCACAACGGCTTGCCGCATGA
- a CDS encoding Uma2 family endonuclease, which yields MSSLAYKRMSLDEFLSWDDGTQTRYELIDGVPVAMAPSYGAHQIVAGNIARHVGNALDKRPPCHVRSEAGILKPNSFRNFFQADLAVTCTPHRHGQYHTPDPLVIVEILSRSTEDHDRRVKLPVYRSIPSVQEILLVQSEFLFVEVHRRLDDSRWQCDLLVEPGDVLRLDSIGVEVPVSALYANVELGPEPSDVEQAP from the coding sequence ATGTCGTCCCTGGCCTACAAGCGGATGAGCCTCGACGAGTTCCTGTCGTGGGACGATGGGACGCAGACCCGCTACGAGTTGATCGACGGCGTGCCGGTGGCGATGGCGCCCAGTTACGGTGCCCACCAGATCGTCGCAGGAAACATCGCCCGCCATGTCGGCAACGCGCTCGACAAACGTCCGCCCTGCCATGTCCGATCCGAAGCCGGCATCCTGAAGCCCAACAGCTTCCGCAACTTCTTTCAGGCCGATCTTGCCGTCACCTGCACGCCGCACCGGCATGGGCAGTACCACACGCCCGACCCGCTGGTGATCGTCGAGATCCTGTCGCGATCCACCGAGGACCACGACCGCAGGGTGAAGCTGCCGGTCTACCGCTCCATCCCGTCGGTGCAGGAAATCCTGCTGGTGCAGAGCGAGTTCCTGTTCGTCGAGGTGCATCGCCGGCTGGACGACAGCCGCTGGCAATGCGACCTGCTGGTGGAGCCTGGGGACGTGCTTCGACTGGACAGCATAGGCGTCGAGGTGCCGGTGTCGGCACTCTACGCCAATGTGGAACTGGGACCGGAGCCGTCGGACGTCGAACAGGCTCCCTGA
- the rsmH gene encoding 16S rRNA (cytosine(1402)-N(4))-methyltransferase RsmH, with protein sequence MTGNTPIHIPVLLDEVIAALAPRDGGLYVDGTFGAGGYSRALLRSASCRVIGIDRDPAAIERGRALAQEFPGRLEVIEGRFGDMDRLLADHGVTSVDGVALDVGVSSPQIDEPERGFSFRFDGPLDMRMGRDGPTAADVVNTVDEAELADIIYHLGEERMARRVARAIVAARREAPIERTARLAEIIRSVVPKGKGDGIDPATRSFQALRIHVNDELGELRRGLSAAESLLAPGGRLAVVSFHSLEDREVKAFLRERSSPPSSPSRHTPVTAVAAHHPSFRLLSRKPVDPSEAEARNNPRARSARLRAAERTEAPAFPAPGKEAA encoded by the coding sequence ATGACCGGAAACACCCCCATCCATATTCCCGTCCTGCTGGACGAGGTGATCGCGGCCTTGGCCCCGCGCGACGGCGGCCTCTATGTCGACGGCACCTTCGGCGCCGGAGGCTACAGCCGTGCCCTTCTGCGCTCCGCCTCCTGCCGCGTGATCGGCATCGACCGCGATCCCGCCGCGATCGAGCGCGGCCGTGCGCTGGCCCAGGAATTCCCGGGCCGGCTGGAGGTGATCGAGGGCCGCTTCGGCGACATGGACCGGCTGCTGGCCGACCATGGCGTGACCAGCGTGGACGGCGTGGCGCTCGACGTCGGCGTCTCCTCCCCCCAGATCGACGAGCCGGAGCGCGGATTCTCCTTCCGCTTCGACGGCCCGCTCGACATGCGGATGGGACGGGATGGGCCGACCGCCGCCGACGTGGTCAACACCGTCGACGAGGCGGAGCTGGCCGACATCATCTATCATCTGGGCGAGGAGCGGATGGCGCGCCGAGTCGCCCGCGCCATCGTCGCCGCCCGCCGCGAGGCGCCGATCGAGCGCACGGCGCGGCTGGCCGAGATCATCCGCTCCGTGGTGCCGAAGGGGAAGGGCGACGGGATCGACCCGGCGACCCGCAGCTTCCAGGCGCTGCGCATCCATGTGAACGACGAATTGGGCGAATTGCGGCGCGGCCTGTCCGCCGCCGAGTCGCTGCTGGCGCCCGGCGGGCGTCTGGCCGTCGTCTCCTTCCATTCGCTGGAGGACCGCGAGGTCAAGGCGTTCCTGCGCGAACGCTCCTCGCCGCCGTCCTCCCCGTCCCGCCATACGCCCGTGACCGCGGTCGCGGCGCATCACCCATCCTTCCGCCTGCTCTCCCGGAAACCCGTGGACCCGAGCGAGGCCGAAGCCCGCAACAATCCTCGCGCCCGGTCCGCCCGGCTGCGCGCGGCTGAACGTACCGAGGCGCCCGCGTTTCCGGCGCCCGGCAAGGAGGCAGCATGA